One Punica granatum isolate Tunisia-2019 chromosome 3, ASM765513v2, whole genome shotgun sequence genomic window carries:
- the LOC116198932 gene encoding uncharacterized protein LOC116198932 isoform X1, whose product MMASASTSSKVFHRNLSRRTVPALFPPLKSLSTHASIAFPCSSRKHVHVKCSVTMKYDNEAVIDEEMDKVRRLQNGSDVRGVALEGEKGRTVDLTPAAVEAIAESFGEWVIKAIERDRGCPVEDVRVSLGRDPRKSGSSLSTAVLAGLGRAGCMVFDMGLATTPACFMSTVLLPFSYDASIMMTASHLPYTRNGLKFFTKKGGLTSPEVEEICNIAAWKYANRLTKVSTMLTPRPMQVDFMSAYAKHLCGIIKERVNHPRHYDTPLRGFQIIVNAGNGSGGFFTWDVLDKLGADTFGSLHLNPDGMFPNHIPNPEDWTAMSLTRAAVLENSAELGIVFDTDVDRSGVVDRKGNPINGDRLIALMSAIVLKEHPGTIIVTDARTSMALTRFITDRGGHHCLYRVGYRNVIDKGVQLNKEGIETHLMMETSGHGALRENYFLDDGAYMVVKIIIELVRMKLAGSKDGIGSLIEDLEEPLESVELRMNILGEPRHAKAKGTEAIETFRNYIEEGKLEGWELDACGDCWVSEGCLVDSNDIPAAIDAHMYRAKVSDGVNGQYGWVHLRQSIHNPNIAVNMQSTVSGGCLFMAQALRDKFLVPSGMDKTLDIGQIVKYIQS is encoded by the exons ATGATGGCTTCTGCTTCGACATCCTCTAAGGTCTTCCACAGGAATCTGAGTAGGCGGACCGTCCCAGCCCTATTTCCGCCTTTGAAATCCCTTTCTACTCATGCTAGTATCGCTTTTCCTTGTTCTTCAAGGAAGCATGTTCATGTGAAATGTTCAGTTACGATGAAGTACGACAATGAAGCAGTGATAGATGAAGAAATGGATAAGGTAAGGAGGCTCCAGAATGGGTCGGACGTTCGTGGGGTTGCCCTGGAGGGTGAGAAGGGCCGGACGGTGGACCTCACTCCCGCTGCAGTGGAGGCCATAGCGGAGAGCTTTGGGGAGTGGGTGATAAAAGCCATCGAGCGGGATAGGGGATGTCCCGTTGAGGATGTCAGGGTTTCTTTGGGGCGGGATCCAAGAAAGTCGGGGTCCTCCCTGAGCACCGCTGTGTTAGCAGGACTGGGTCGTGCTGGATGTATGGTTTTCGATATGGGACTTGCCACTACGCCAGCATGTTTCATGAGCACGGTGCTGCTGCCATTCTCTTATGATGCTTCCATCATG ATGACAGCGTCACACTTGCCCTACACAAGGAATGGCCTCAAGTTCTTCACCAAGAAAGGGGGGTTGACTTCGCCGGAGGTGGAGGAGATCTGCAACATAGCGGCTTGGAAGTATGCGAACCGCTTGACGAAGGTGTCCACGATGCTCACACCTCGTCCGATGCAAGTTGATTTCATGAGTGCCTATGCGAAGCACCTTTGTGGCATCATCAAAGAGAGAGTTAACCACCCCAGACACTATGACACTCCCCTAAGAGGATTTCAG ATTATAGTGAATGCGGGTAACGGGTCAGGGGGGTTCTTCACTTGGGACGTCCTGGACAAGCTCGGGGCAGATACATTTGGTTCTCTCCACCTCAATCCCGATGGCATGTTCCCGAACCATATTCCAAATCCTGAGGACTGGACTGCCATGTCCCTAACCCGAGCTGCTGTCCTAGAGAACTCTGCGGAGCTTGGAATTGTGTTCGACACAGATGTTGATCGGAGTGGAGTGGTCGACAGAAAAGGAAACCCGATAAATGGGGACAGGCTCATAGCGCTGATGTCAGCAATAGTGCTCAAGGAGCACCCAGGGACAATCATCGTGACCGATGCACGCACGAGCATGGCACTGACCCGGTTCATCACTGATAGAGGAGGCCACCATTGCTTGTACAGGGTTGGATATAGGAATGTGATAGATAAGGGAGTTCAGCTCAATAAGGAGGGAATCGAAACTCACCTCATGATGGAGACTTCGGGTCATGGTGCTCTCAGGGAAAACTACTTCCTTGATGATG GGGCTTACATGGTAGTGAAAATAATCATCGAATTGGTGAGGATGAAGCTTGCGGGGTCGAAGGATGGCATTGGGAGCCTAATAGAAGATCTTGAAGAGCCATTAGAATCCGTGGAGCTGAGGATGAACATTCTAGGGGAGCCTAGACATGCTAAGGCTAAAGGGACAGAAGCTATCGAAACCTTTAGAAACTACATAGAG GAAGGGAAGCTTGAAGGGTGGGAATTGGATGCCTGCGGTGACTGCTGGGTGAGTGAAGGTTGCCTTGTGGACTCAAACGACATCCCTGCTGCTATTGATGCTCACATGTACAG GGCGAAAGTTTCAGACGGAGTCAATGGGCAGTACGGATGGGTGCATCTGAGGCAGAGCATTCATAATCCGAACATAGCCGTGAACATGCAATCGACTGTGTCCGGTGGATGTCTCTTCATGGCTCAAGCCCTTCGAGATAA GTTTCTAGTTCCAAGCGGAATGGATAAGACCCTCGACATTGGGCAGATCGTCAAGTACATACAAAGCTAA
- the LOC116198932 gene encoding uncharacterized protein LOC116198932 isoform X2, translated as MMASASTSSKVFHRNLSRRTVPALFPPLKSLSTHASIAFPCSSRKHVHVKCSVTMKYDNEAVIDEEMDKVRRLQNGSDVRGVALEGEKGRTVDLTPAAVEAIAESFGEWVIKAIERDRGCPVEDVRVSLGRDPRKSGSSLSTAVLAGLGRAGCMVFDMGLATTPACFMSTMTASHLPYTRNGLKFFTKKGGLTSPEVEEICNIAAWKYANRLTKVSTMLTPRPMQVDFMSAYAKHLCGIIKERVNHPRHYDTPLRGFQIIVNAGNGSGGFFTWDVLDKLGADTFGSLHLNPDGMFPNHIPNPEDWTAMSLTRAAVLENSAELGIVFDTDVDRSGVVDRKGNPINGDRLIALMSAIVLKEHPGTIIVTDARTSMALTRFITDRGGHHCLYRVGYRNVIDKGVQLNKEGIETHLMMETSGHGALRENYFLDDGAYMVVKIIIELVRMKLAGSKDGIGSLIEDLEEPLESVELRMNILGEPRHAKAKGTEAIETFRNYIEEGKLEGWELDACGDCWVSEGCLVDSNDIPAAIDAHMYRAKVSDGVNGQYGWVHLRQSIHNPNIAVNMQSTVSGGCLFMAQALRDKFLVPSGMDKTLDIGQIVKYIQS; from the exons ATGATGGCTTCTGCTTCGACATCCTCTAAGGTCTTCCACAGGAATCTGAGTAGGCGGACCGTCCCAGCCCTATTTCCGCCTTTGAAATCCCTTTCTACTCATGCTAGTATCGCTTTTCCTTGTTCTTCAAGGAAGCATGTTCATGTGAAATGTTCAGTTACGATGAAGTACGACAATGAAGCAGTGATAGATGAAGAAATGGATAAGGTAAGGAGGCTCCAGAATGGGTCGGACGTTCGTGGGGTTGCCCTGGAGGGTGAGAAGGGCCGGACGGTGGACCTCACTCCCGCTGCAGTGGAGGCCATAGCGGAGAGCTTTGGGGAGTGGGTGATAAAAGCCATCGAGCGGGATAGGGGATGTCCCGTTGAGGATGTCAGGGTTTCTTTGGGGCGGGATCCAAGAAAGTCGGGGTCCTCCCTGAGCACCGCTGTGTTAGCAGGACTGGGTCGTGCTGGATGTATGGTTTTCGATATGGGACTTGCCACTACGCCAGCATGTTTCATGAGCACG ATGACAGCGTCACACTTGCCCTACACAAGGAATGGCCTCAAGTTCTTCACCAAGAAAGGGGGGTTGACTTCGCCGGAGGTGGAGGAGATCTGCAACATAGCGGCTTGGAAGTATGCGAACCGCTTGACGAAGGTGTCCACGATGCTCACACCTCGTCCGATGCAAGTTGATTTCATGAGTGCCTATGCGAAGCACCTTTGTGGCATCATCAAAGAGAGAGTTAACCACCCCAGACACTATGACACTCCCCTAAGAGGATTTCAG ATTATAGTGAATGCGGGTAACGGGTCAGGGGGGTTCTTCACTTGGGACGTCCTGGACAAGCTCGGGGCAGATACATTTGGTTCTCTCCACCTCAATCCCGATGGCATGTTCCCGAACCATATTCCAAATCCTGAGGACTGGACTGCCATGTCCCTAACCCGAGCTGCTGTCCTAGAGAACTCTGCGGAGCTTGGAATTGTGTTCGACACAGATGTTGATCGGAGTGGAGTGGTCGACAGAAAAGGAAACCCGATAAATGGGGACAGGCTCATAGCGCTGATGTCAGCAATAGTGCTCAAGGAGCACCCAGGGACAATCATCGTGACCGATGCACGCACGAGCATGGCACTGACCCGGTTCATCACTGATAGAGGAGGCCACCATTGCTTGTACAGGGTTGGATATAGGAATGTGATAGATAAGGGAGTTCAGCTCAATAAGGAGGGAATCGAAACTCACCTCATGATGGAGACTTCGGGTCATGGTGCTCTCAGGGAAAACTACTTCCTTGATGATG GGGCTTACATGGTAGTGAAAATAATCATCGAATTGGTGAGGATGAAGCTTGCGGGGTCGAAGGATGGCATTGGGAGCCTAATAGAAGATCTTGAAGAGCCATTAGAATCCGTGGAGCTGAGGATGAACATTCTAGGGGAGCCTAGACATGCTAAGGCTAAAGGGACAGAAGCTATCGAAACCTTTAGAAACTACATAGAG GAAGGGAAGCTTGAAGGGTGGGAATTGGATGCCTGCGGTGACTGCTGGGTGAGTGAAGGTTGCCTTGTGGACTCAAACGACATCCCTGCTGCTATTGATGCTCACATGTACAG GGCGAAAGTTTCAGACGGAGTCAATGGGCAGTACGGATGGGTGCATCTGAGGCAGAGCATTCATAATCCGAACATAGCCGTGAACATGCAATCGACTGTGTCCGGTGGATGTCTCTTCATGGCTCAAGCCCTTCGAGATAA GTTTCTAGTTCCAAGCGGAATGGATAAGACCCTCGACATTGGGCAGATCGTCAAGTACATACAAAGCTAA